In Trichocoleus desertorum ATA4-8-CV12, a genomic segment contains:
- a CDS encoding prepilin-type N-terminal cleavage/methylation domain-containing protein, with amino-acid sequence MRFYTYDFFWKFFCRKSENEELVNSGFTLLEVLVVVLVIGSLSAIAAPSYLAFLNIQSLNSAQNAVYRSLQEAKSNSIRQKLTWQVSFREQNGMSQWVIHPQNTNPLLLNWHNLSPTVQIDDAETTFTQSGGIWRVQFNYKGNVNGQLGRVTLASRQGGKAKRCVLTSTLIGAIRTAKENRSPQNGKFCY; translated from the coding sequence ATGAGATTTTACACTTACGATTTCTTCTGGAAGTTTTTTTGCCGTAAATCAGAGAATGAAGAATTAGTTAACTCAGGATTTACACTTCTAGAAGTTTTGGTAGTAGTTCTAGTAATAGGTAGCCTTAGTGCGATCGCCGCTCCAAGTTATCTAGCTTTTTTGAATATTCAATCCCTCAACTCTGCTCAAAATGCAGTATATCGATCGCTGCAAGAAGCCAAAAGCAATTCCATCCGCCAAAAACTGACTTGGCAGGTTAGCTTTCGTGAACAAAATGGCATGTCTCAGTGGGTAATTCATCCTCAAAACACAAACCCATTGCTATTAAATTGGCACAACTTGAGCCCTACCGTACAAATTGATGATGCAGAAACTACGTTCACGCAAAGTGGTGGTATCTGGCGGGTCCAGTTTAACTACAAAGGCAACGTGAATGGACAGCTTGGACGAGTAACCTTAGCGTCTCGTCAGGGAGGTAAAGCGAAGCGCTGTGTGTTGACCTCTACCCTAATCGGCGCAATTCGTACAGCTAAAGAAAATCGTTCTCCACAGAACGGAAAGTTTTGCTATTGA
- a CDS encoding prepilin-type N-terminal cleavage/methylation domain-containing protein, with the protein MQNFKLSKTLSRFSGGAATRKNALHGLGRSSQAANSGFTLLELLVVVIIIAALAAITAPGWLTFVNRQKVSKAQDRIFSALQDAQTTAKKRKLTYQVSFRRTTAGVAQYAVHPSSVLAANLDANAWKNLSPEESGRNKAGQLWVGTNISSSGINKSGTPGALASGSYASVVFDYFGTLPIGSDTGLDITIALPQGNNSAQSIQGTKRCVKVTSLLGAMTTDRASGCS; encoded by the coding sequence ATGCAAAATTTCAAATTATCTAAAACCTTATCTCGATTCTCAGGCGGTGCAGCCACTCGTAAAAATGCACTACATGGCTTAGGGCGATCGTCTCAAGCTGCTAACTCCGGTTTTACCTTGCTGGAACTTTTGGTGGTTGTAATTATTATTGCCGCGCTCGCCGCAATCACAGCTCCTGGCTGGTTAACTTTCGTGAATCGCCAGAAAGTTAGCAAGGCTCAAGATCGAATTTTTTCAGCACTTCAGGATGCCCAAACCACGGCTAAAAAACGAAAATTAACTTATCAAGTTAGTTTTAGAAGGACTACAGCTGGTGTGGCGCAATACGCGGTTCATCCTTCCTCCGTTCTTGCGGCTAATCTAGATGCAAACGCCTGGAAGAATCTTAGCCCCGAAGAGAGCGGCAGAAATAAAGCAGGCCAGTTATGGGTTGGAACAAATATTAGTTCCTCTGGGATCAACAAGTCTGGTACTCCAGGTGCCTTAGCATCAGGGAGCTATGCCAGCGTTGTTTTTGACTACTTCGGTACTCTTCCGATTGGTAGCGATACAGGTTTAGATATTACTATAGCTCTACCTCAAGGTAATAACTCAGCTCAATCAATCCAAGGCACCAAGCGATGTGTCAAGGTTACGTCTCTACTAGGTGCAATGACCACGGACCGTGCCTCTGGGTGCAGCTAA
- the hpsC gene encoding hormogonium polysaccharide secretion pseudopilin HpsC produces the protein MKLPRSKSSGFTLIELLVAMIISAIVLSALLTFMVDILRTDRREQAKSSSEQELQAALDYITRDLQQAVYIYDATGVAAIRNQLPDPSATDEMPVLVFWKREFLQNARPVSTGFDDQFVYSLVSYYLIKDPSCQTSSWSCTARVGRFQVKDGISTESGYLSGYEPDAGFRLFSIGSSNSISTSMNQWTKNGTYSTGIDTLVDFVDHTKISDVSAGAQTALNPVCPSNTQQIPQYGSGSGGSVATEAFKTGSFYACVDSSKTIAKVYLRGNAFARTLNKSQMASRAQYRQTLSPFFPNVSAQVQGRGLLGSN, from the coding sequence GTGAAACTGCCTCGATCAAAAAGTAGCGGCTTTACCCTGATCGAATTGCTGGTAGCGATGATTATCTCAGCGATCGTTCTTAGTGCCTTGCTGACTTTCATGGTTGATATTCTCCGGACAGATCGCCGAGAGCAGGCAAAGTCAAGCTCCGAACAAGAATTGCAAGCAGCTCTAGATTACATCACTAGAGATCTCCAGCAGGCAGTTTACATCTATGATGCTACGGGTGTTGCTGCAATTAGAAACCAGTTGCCTGATCCATCAGCTACAGATGAAATGCCAGTCCTGGTTTTTTGGAAACGTGAGTTTCTTCAAAATGCACGTCCAGTCTCCACGGGCTTTGATGACCAGTTCGTTTATTCCTTAGTAAGTTACTATCTGATTAAAGACCCTAGTTGCCAAACCTCTTCTTGGTCTTGCACTGCTAGAGTTGGCAGGTTTCAAGTTAAAGATGGCATTTCCACTGAGTCAGGTTATCTAAGCGGTTATGAGCCTGATGCTGGATTTAGGCTCTTTAGTATTGGTAGTTCTAATAGTATCTCTACTTCCATGAATCAATGGACAAAGAATGGCACTTACTCTACAGGAATTGATACCCTAGTTGACTTTGTTGATCACACGAAAATAAGTGATGTTTCTGCTGGTGCTCAAACTGCTCTAAATCCTGTTTGTCCATCCAATACCCAGCAGATTCCTCAATATGGTAGTGGTAGCGGTGGCTCAGTTGCTACTGAGGCCTTTAAAACAGGGAGCTTTTATGCCTGTGTTGATTCAAGTAAAACGATCGCCAAAGTCTACCTGCGAGGCAACGCTTTTGCTCGCACGTTAAATAAGAGCCAAATGGCGAGTCGAGCACAGTATAGGCAAACCCTTTCTCCTTTCTTTCCAAATGTAAGTGCCCAGGTCCAAGGACGGGGTTTGTTAGGTTCCAATTGA
- the hpsB gene encoding hormogonium polysaccharide secretion pseudopilin HpsB — translation MTKSIRQLKQKSAHSSQSGFTILESLIAIVVVAILLSAIAPVIVLSVATRVQARRVELGTQAARAYIDGLRSGSITPPPPANVAIDPNIATFNSYAAPTPSALACANNNYCTTPAPTAGLYCFDGNADNVCQNNKPNDLIIQAVRYNSTSVDAARGYLLGVRVYRADAFRDTNTILRSDTSASGRRAQQTFRGTLGQRKSPIIELTTEVRASASYDNFCQRLGGCNQ, via the coding sequence ATGACAAAAAGTATTCGTCAACTCAAGCAAAAATCTGCTCACTCCAGTCAAAGTGGTTTCACTATCTTGGAGTCTTTGATCGCAATTGTTGTTGTTGCTATCCTGCTCTCCGCGATCGCGCCTGTGATTGTGCTCTCTGTAGCAACCAGGGTGCAAGCGAGAAGAGTAGAGCTAGGCACTCAAGCCGCCAGAGCTTACATTGATGGTTTGCGATCGGGGAGCATTACCCCTCCCCCTCCTGCTAACGTAGCTATTGATCCCAATATCGCTACTTTTAATAGCTATGCTGCACCCACTCCATCTGCATTAGCTTGTGCCAATAACAACTACTGCACAACTCCAGCTCCAACAGCAGGTTTGTATTGCTTCGATGGCAATGCTGACAACGTCTGTCAGAACAATAAACCAAATGATCTAATCATTCAGGCTGTTCGCTATAACTCCACTTCTGTAGATGCTGCAAGAGGCTACCTTCTAGGGGTTCGGGTTTACCGCGCCGATGCCTTCCGAGACACTAATACGATCCTAAGAAGTGATACTTCAGCTTCAGGTAGGAGAGCACAACAAACCTTTCGGGGAACTTTAGGACAGCGTAAATCCCCCATCATCGAGCTAACAACCGAAGTTAGAGCAAGCGCGAGTTACGATAATTTCTGCCAACGCCTTGGCGGTTGCAACCAGTAA
- the hpsA gene encoding hormogonium polysaccharide biosynthesis protein HpsA, which translates to MSTRQQPKTKRLMNWLLRSLLVVGQQPQGASQGFVLPTVVMVTLVVVLLTTAMVLRSFDRSKNASNFRVNETVLNATSPALDRAKAKIDALFADPALPRGTPSETEMYTAIASKERYTFGDETRLKVAFDIDGGGISTAAAPLQNQEVVTTAWRFPVDTDNNGKFDSYTLYGVYLRSPSIGSNGNFNRPRNPLEARSAPMVDDRVLDTACKNAFGGANSTSTFLSSTGWYRVNDVLKKSFFVYAATVPLNSSDAIVGTNAARYEAYKGNKGFSALELQQDRSRIPIYNAAVLYEDDLEVSPGPEFRLNGRVFTNSNLLTGKTSGDIQYYQVSGTNSCYIKNEENSKIVVGGNVGYGNFTGDATSGGVRVDLHRAGTIGSDNIGSDRRSAGNLSTEISYNSQVYTERIDFLVRSALVKGGAQTITGVYPNQKAVSLDPDDVKNNIGSRLNSDASLDPGAVRQEELERYLRQRTRRVPYIEAAIGSSIIGTTVNGVAIADANTDGIADANAGIFPTTGKLRPPDVWAMPIGADGVTSAGYTGLTLKGAGTTMEMPMTEPKKRKETYNLQEKLLGDRVFVGNNLPFLRYLTGSDSFVGQRTPHELTGKTWDDGPGTRYRETRIEELPDLGVTNRSGFWEKATTEQPVNALDNVGGLRVITGAGIYHNTSSAVANISGKSWFDDRTLGKPNPFRSGNLASGQPAPFVSQDATNLAGAVTATTRYTIVQPDSMPMTPGAIAGTDLAGVAVTTKPDLRMRATAVYHYKNSTGIDQIPIACISSYYDPTNATTANNPATAPWNNVAGGQSNNGIVYGRPYSDLTGRSTAVATYLVELKAQAQMMFPNGRIANEQLQNALKKLTSGGSLISSNNPLSLAENAAIDTAICSLKILDGTIGAPGAGLAPNFSIPHGAIREVSFLDARQVKAVDGAPNLSISSASSTTTARTYSMGNTGTLKKGDVVTIGGFKDNLATTGINEADLNVTRGTITAVAANSSITVLGGTSTAISATNGAAAKILEALTSDYNLSIEERQPLEVRATAIDLNAIKTPVGGSSPNEYLFPNSGIIYASRDDALLDLSAPLSSSSAEAKLTQKRNSPVDYRLDPSRRPNGILLENGGSLGRETNYRPEEKGLVLATDLPVYIEGNFNLHTQEEFTDPLGADWGNFYPRAGVNQNFACRIGQYAECDAGDPWRPATVLADAITPLSGTFRFGFRNEGDYDLGNQTGSKESIVSRRRNGFWNNAFAINGLSSGGITVNASTPTDAAYTVATASNAVDSSYFSNFVTPVQRRGTVPTYVMEVCRKLPISTCGAKDWVVGFDINGDGDVGDSILIASTTYNEQTVTAKDLGRIINLSRTNAGLASADTNNDGIVTNAELNWLTAYTTNGNTKSVAERLGAGTTARPILQAADRRYARRVAFGRDLYNALVFTTILDTTVNPNVSRPVAKPMGVGCPVDVTGTKPVSNGCQYPNTTTRTQNTHYGTPENNALWYKTTDSIVGLPGDNPSSTFQTERPLYYLPPDEGGAKLILPNLPDIAPINILNQGSPAPSDFTVCVNQSKGLASTEYQATIPVTAEDTTCRSMIQNGGAIDLAVDGLLSASTTPTDIAYNAGTNRSITTNAFGGYDYTFNYNDANNDGMTVVNFSGATTFENGSTITLDAGSESNAVFVIRAGSSLNIGGNCSASQINSTVACNGVVLKLNGNISPNNIIWVTSGSVDLNNANSDRPSQSPPYQATHISGTFMGKAGGVDIGANVNIDGGRFLGFSNIGKTAESTGSNTSTVTASADDGQPLVNPVVQLQVPTGNPSNTSTRVTVAGAKFNLPNVTINEVRTTKWLAKAPGATTFNLVAAAGDTPARPTEDNGGLHNLLRFLETWDGTEVKAFGSFVQFKRSVFATAPFQPIFTANTGPGGLFAYPQVYKIGNAGGQLPYYEPPNRNWGFDVALLKQRRPDLLAERFSTEPVLAANEFFREASRDDKWVQQLLCAKTTDSTPVNAINDSERPANCPTGNW; encoded by the coding sequence ATGTCAACTCGTCAGCAACCCAAGACCAAGCGTTTAATGAACTGGCTTTTGCGCAGCCTATTAGTTGTCGGTCAGCAGCCACAAGGCGCTAGCCAAGGTTTTGTGTTGCCTACTGTAGTCATGGTGACGCTAGTAGTAGTGCTGCTGACCACAGCAATGGTCCTGCGATCGTTTGATCGATCTAAAAATGCTAGTAACTTCCGGGTTAACGAGACCGTCTTAAACGCCACGTCGCCTGCGCTCGATCGCGCTAAAGCTAAGATAGACGCTTTATTTGCTGATCCAGCCTTGCCAAGAGGCACACCGTCTGAAACGGAGATGTATACCGCGATCGCTTCTAAGGAAAGGTATACCTTTGGGGACGAAACCCGTTTGAAGGTGGCTTTTGATATTGACGGTGGGGGTATTAGCACAGCTGCTGCTCCTTTACAGAACCAAGAAGTTGTTACTACAGCATGGCGCTTTCCTGTAGACACTGACAACAACGGTAAATTTGACAGCTACACTCTGTATGGCGTTTATCTACGGAGCCCCAGCATAGGTTCTAACGGTAACTTCAACCGACCCAGGAACCCGCTAGAGGCAAGATCAGCGCCTATGGTGGACGATCGCGTCCTAGATACCGCATGCAAAAATGCTTTTGGTGGTGCTAATAGTACTTCAACATTTTTGAGCAGTACTGGTTGGTACCGAGTCAATGATGTCTTAAAGAAAAGCTTTTTTGTTTATGCTGCCACTGTTCCGTTAAATAGTAGTGATGCGATTGTTGGTACTAACGCTGCTCGATATGAAGCCTATAAAGGGAATAAAGGATTTTCTGCCTTAGAGTTACAGCAGGATCGCAGCCGAATTCCTATTTATAACGCCGCAGTACTGTACGAAGATGACCTAGAAGTTTCCCCCGGTCCTGAATTTCGGTTAAATGGTCGGGTATTTACCAATAGCAACTTACTGACTGGTAAAACTAGTGGAGATATCCAGTACTACCAAGTGAGTGGCACCAATTCTTGCTACATCAAAAATGAAGAAAATAGCAAGATCGTCGTTGGTGGTAACGTTGGCTACGGCAACTTTACAGGTGATGCAACTTCGGGCGGAGTGCGAGTTGATCTCCATCGGGCCGGCACAATTGGTTCTGACAACATTGGTAGCGATCGCAGATCTGCAGGTAATCTCTCGACTGAAATCTCCTACAACAGTCAAGTTTACACAGAACGGATTGACTTTTTGGTACGCTCTGCCCTTGTCAAAGGTGGTGCTCAAACTATCACTGGCGTTTACCCAAACCAAAAGGCGGTATCACTTGATCCAGATGACGTCAAGAACAATATCGGGAGCCGACTTAACAGTGATGCCTCTCTAGACCCAGGTGCGGTACGCCAAGAAGAATTGGAGCGCTATTTACGGCAGCGCACCCGTCGTGTTCCTTACATCGAAGCAGCCATTGGTAGCTCTATTATTGGAACCACTGTAAATGGAGTGGCAATCGCGGATGCTAATACAGATGGGATTGCAGATGCTAACGCGGGTATCTTTCCCACCACTGGGAAGCTAAGACCCCCCGATGTTTGGGCCATGCCGATTGGGGCAGATGGTGTAACCAGCGCAGGCTACACTGGCTTGACCTTAAAGGGGGCTGGCACCACGATGGAAATGCCGATGACAGAACCGAAAAAGCGAAAAGAGACCTACAATCTTCAGGAAAAGTTGTTAGGCGATCGCGTTTTTGTAGGCAATAACCTGCCTTTCCTCCGGTACCTTACTGGTAGTGACAGTTTTGTCGGTCAGAGAACCCCCCACGAGCTAACTGGCAAAACCTGGGATGATGGCCCAGGAACTCGATATCGGGAGACTCGAATAGAAGAGCTACCCGACTTAGGGGTCACAAACCGTAGCGGTTTCTGGGAAAAAGCTACCACAGAGCAACCAGTCAATGCCCTGGATAACGTAGGTGGTTTGCGAGTCATTACGGGGGCAGGTATTTATCACAATACCTCCTCAGCAGTAGCGAACATTAGTGGTAAATCTTGGTTTGACGACAGAACGCTTGGGAAGCCAAATCCATTCCGCTCCGGTAACTTAGCCTCAGGTCAACCTGCCCCCTTCGTGAGCCAAGATGCTACTAATCTAGCAGGAGCAGTCACTGCTACAACCCGCTACACCATCGTCCAGCCAGATTCAATGCCCATGACTCCTGGTGCGATCGCTGGTACCGATCTCGCAGGTGTTGCCGTTACTACCAAACCAGACCTGCGGATGCGGGCGACAGCAGTTTATCACTACAAAAACAGTACAGGCATTGACCAAATACCCATTGCTTGCATCAGCAGCTACTACGACCCGACCAATGCCACAACTGCTAACAACCCAGCCACTGCGCCTTGGAATAATGTTGCAGGTGGTCAGTCTAATAACGGAATTGTTTATGGGCGTCCGTATTCTGATCTCACTGGCAGGTCCACCGCTGTTGCAACTTATCTAGTTGAACTAAAAGCGCAAGCACAAATGATGTTCCCAAATGGGCGCATCGCCAACGAGCAGTTACAAAATGCTTTGAAGAAGCTGACGTCAGGTGGCTCTCTAATAAGCAGCAATAATCCTCTATCTTTAGCAGAAAACGCTGCAATTGATACTGCAATTTGCTCGCTCAAAATTCTTGATGGCACCATTGGTGCACCAGGCGCGGGCCTAGCACCTAACTTTTCCATTCCTCACGGTGCAATTAGAGAAGTTTCATTCTTAGATGCTCGTCAAGTCAAAGCAGTTGATGGGGCACCAAACTTATCAATTAGCTCAGCATCCAGCACTACCACGGCTCGTACCTATAGTATGGGTAATACTGGCACCCTAAAGAAAGGGGATGTTGTTACCATCGGAGGGTTTAAGGATAATCTAGCGACGACTGGTATTAATGAGGCAGATCTCAACGTTACACGCGGAACCATTACAGCGGTTGCAGCTAATAGCAGCATCACTGTTTTAGGAGGTACTAGCACTGCCATTTCTGCTACTAATGGTGCTGCTGCCAAGATTTTAGAAGCCCTCACTAGCGATTACAATCTCAGCATCGAGGAGCGCCAACCTTTAGAAGTGCGCGCCACAGCCATTGACCTAAACGCTATCAAAACTCCGGTTGGCGGCTCCTCTCCGAATGAGTACTTGTTTCCAAATAGTGGCATTATTTACGCCTCTCGTGACGATGCACTGCTAGATCTGAGTGCCCCCCTATCCAGTTCATCGGCAGAAGCTAAACTCACTCAAAAACGCAACAGCCCAGTAGATTACCGTCTTGATCCTTCCCGCCGCCCCAACGGCATCTTGTTAGAAAACGGGGGCAGCTTAGGTCGAGAGACTAACTACAGACCCGAAGAAAAGGGTTTAGTGCTAGCTACAGATTTGCCTGTTTACATTGAAGGCAACTTCAATCTTCATACTCAAGAAGAGTTTACAGATCCCTTAGGGGCTGACTGGGGTAACTTTTACCCTCGTGCTGGAGTAAACCAAAACTTTGCTTGCCGTATCGGTCAGTACGCTGAATGCGATGCTGGCGATCCTTGGCGACCAGCCACAGTTTTGGCTGATGCAATCACTCCCCTTTCTGGTACTTTCCGCTTTGGTTTCCGGAATGAAGGTGACTATGACTTAGGCAACCAAACTGGTAGTAAAGAGTCGATTGTGAGTCGTCGGCGCAATGGTTTCTGGAACAACGCCTTCGCGATTAATGGCCTCAGTAGTGGAGGCATTACCGTAAACGCTTCCACTCCGACCGATGCTGCCTATACGGTTGCTACCGCCAGCAATGCAGTTGATAGTTCCTACTTCAGCAACTTTGTGACTCCTGTTCAGCGACGTGGCACCGTTCCGACGTATGTCATGGAAGTTTGCCGCAAGCTGCCTATCTCAACATGTGGTGCAAAGGATTGGGTTGTTGGCTTTGATATCAATGGTGATGGAGATGTGGGAGACTCCATTCTCATTGCTAGTACTACCTACAATGAGCAAACTGTCACTGCTAAAGATTTGGGAAGAATCATCAACCTTTCCAGAACTAATGCAGGCTTAGCAAGTGCAGATACTAATAATGACGGTATTGTTACTAATGCTGAACTCAACTGGCTAACTGCATACACCACGAATGGTAATACTAAGAGTGTTGCAGAACGGTTAGGGGCAGGAACAACCGCTAGACCGATTTTGCAGGCAGCAGATCGACGCTATGCTCGTCGCGTTGCTTTTGGGCGCGATCTCTATAACGCTTTGGTATTTACAACTATCCTAGATACCACCGTGAATCCGAACGTTTCGCGGCCTGTTGCAAAGCCTATGGGGGTAGGTTGTCCAGTTGATGTCACTGGTACCAAACCTGTTAGTAATGGTTGTCAATATCCCAATACCACAACCAGAACCCAGAACACCCACTACGGTACACCGGAAAATAATGCTCTCTGGTATAAAACTACAGATAGCATAGTCGGTCTACCAGGAGACAACCCCAGTAGCACGTTCCAGACTGAGCGGCCACTTTACTACTTGCCTCCCGACGAAGGTGGTGCCAAGCTAATTTTGCCTAACTTGCCAGATATTGCCCCAATCAATATCCTTAACCAAGGTTCGCCTGCACCATCAGACTTTACAGTTTGCGTCAACCAGAGCAAAGGTCTTGCTTCTACCGAGTACCAAGCAACCATACCTGTTACCGCTGAAGATACAACCTGTAGAAGCATGATTCAAAACGGAGGTGCTATTGACTTAGCGGTTGATGGATTACTGAGTGCTAGTACTACTCCTACTGATATTGCCTACAACGCAGGAACTAATAGATCTATTACCACCAATGCCTTTGGGGGGTATGACTACACCTTCAATTACAACGATGCGAACAATGATGGCATGACGGTAGTTAACTTCTCAGGTGCCACCACGTTTGAGAATGGAAGTACCATTACGCTTGATGCTGGTAGTGAGTCCAACGCCGTATTTGTGATTCGAGCTGGGTCATCGCTCAATATAGGTGGCAACTGTAGTGCCAGCCAAATCAACAGTACGGTTGCATGTAATGGGGTTGTTCTTAAGCTTAACGGCAACATTAGCCCGAACAATATCATCTGGGTGACGAGTGGTTCTGTAGACCTTAATAATGCGAACTCGGATAGACCTTCACAGTCACCTCCCTATCAAGCCACTCATATCAGCGGCACTTTCATGGGTAAAGCAGGGGGTGTTGATATCGGTGCTAACGTCAATATTGACGGTGGACGCTTTTTAGGCTTCTCTAACATCGGCAAAACTGCGGAGTCAACTGGTAGCAACACTTCTACAGTTACGGCTTCTGCGGATGATGGACAGCCCCTGGTGAATCCAGTAGTGCAACTGCAAGTACCAACTGGCAATCCTTCCAACACCAGTACCAGAGTCACGGTCGCGGGAGCAAAGTTTAACCTTCCTAACGTCACCATTAACGAAGTAAGAACAACAAAATGGCTTGCAAAAGCACCAGGAGCAACAACGTTTAACTTAGTGGCTGCTGCTGGAGATACCCCAGCTCGTCCAACCGAGGATAACGGTGGTTTACACAACCTCCTGCGTTTCCTAGAGACGTGGGACGGCACTGAGGTGAAAGCATTTGGCTCGTTTGTGCAGTTCAAGCGTAGCGTCTTTGCAACAGCTCCCTTCCAACCCATCTTTACTGCAAACACTGGGCCTGGCGGTCTATTTGCCTATCCCCAGGTTTACAAAATAGGAAATGCTGGTGGTCAGCTACCGTACTACGAACCACCCAATCGTAACTGGGGTTTCGATGTGGCTTTACTCAAGCAAAGACGACCAGACTTGTTAGCTGAGCGCTTCTCCACCGAACCTGTCCTCGCAGCTAATGAGTTCTTCCGTGAAGCTTCCCGCGATGACAAGTGGGTACAGCAGCTACTGTGTGCCAAGACCACTGATAGTACCCCCGTCAACGCTATCAACGACAGTGAGCGTCCTGCTAACTGCCCCACTGGTAATTGGTAA
- the rpmB gene encoding 50S ribosomal protein L28 gives MSRRCQLTGKKANNAYAVSHSHRRTKKLQEVNLQWKRVWWPEGNRWVKLRLSTKAIKTLEHKGLAAMAKEAGLNLNHY, from the coding sequence ATGAGTCGTAGATGTCAATTAACGGGTAAAAAAGCGAATAACGCTTACGCAGTATCCCACTCGCACCGTCGCACTAAAAAGCTTCAGGAAGTCAACCTACAGTGGAAGCGGGTTTGGTGGCCTGAGGGCAACCGCTGGGTTAAGCTGCGTCTTTCAACTAAGGCCATCAAAACCTTGGAACACAAAGGCTTGGCTGCGATGGCTAAGGAAGCAGGTCTCAACCTCAATCACTACTAA